The Vreelandella piezotolerans genomic interval GGCGTGCGGCATCCCGCCAGGCTTTGAACCTGCCCGAGGCGCCACCGTGCCCACTGCTCATGTCGGTATGCAGCAGAATGGGCGCGTCTCCCTGCTGCGCCTGTGTGACGCGGGCGTAGAACTTGGCAGGCTCCCAGTAGCTCACCCGAGTATCGAACCAGCTTCCTTCGACCCACAGCGCTGGGTAACGCTGCGGTTGGATGTTGTCGATAGGCGAGTAGCCCGCGATACGCTTGGCGACATTTGGGTCTTCAGGATTCCCCCATTCCGTGTACTCGGCCGTGGTGAGCGGCAGCGCTGGGTTTTGCATGGTGCGCAGCACATCCAGAAAAGGCACATCCAATACGGCGGCACAGAACGCCTCGGGCGCGCGGTTAAGGCAGGTGCCTACCAGTAGCCCACCGGCGCTGGCCCCATAGGCGATCACCCGCTCAGGTTGACTGACATGGGCGGTGACGAGGGCCTCACGGGCGGCTAAAAAGTCGTGAAAGCTGTTTTCTTTGTGGGCCATCTTGCCCTTCAAGTACCACGGTTCGCCGCGCTCACCACCACCCCGCACATGAGCCACGGCAAACGCGACGCCGCGTTCCAGAAGCTCCAGTCGGGCAATCGAAAACCAGGGGTCCAGTGCGTCCCCGTAGGCACCATAACCGTACAGCAGAGTGGGCAGCGGTTGGTCGGCCAAGTCGGTCCGCATGACCACCGAGATGGGCACCTGCTCCCCATCGTGGCTGGTCGCCCATATTCGGCGACTGGTCAATTGCTCAGGTGTCAGGTGGCCGTGAACGGCGACGCGCTTCAACAGTTTGCGTTGACCGCTATCGAGATCCAGGGCGTACCAGCTTGGCGGGCGGGTGAACGACTCTTCTCGTAGATGCAGCGTGCGCGTATCGAAGTGGGGCGAGTCTTCCAGAAGCTGTGAGCAAAGCGTTTCCGGCAGCGCCAAATAGCCATCGAATAGGAAATGATGTTGCGCATCCAGTTCCACACGGCGCAACCTTACCTGTGCATCTTGATGGCTGCGCTCGGCCAGAATTAGCCCCCATGAGAATGCATCCATACCTTCGAGCGTTGCATCGTCGCGGTGAGGAATCAGCGTTTGCCAAGGCGCCTGTGGGTTGCTCAACGAATCGGTGCGGATGTCTAACTGGAAGTGTGGTCCCGTTTGGTTGTTCAAGCGATAGAACGTGCCAGGGCGATGATCGATACTTACCTCTACACCCGGTTGGCGAGCATGAAGACATACCGGCGGGACGGCTGGCCGGTGGGCTGGAAGAGCAAGCACTTCCGTGGTCTCCTTCGACCCAGTTTCGATCATTAACCAGGCTTTCGAGCGTGTTTTGCCCACGCCGACCCAGAATTCCGGATCGGCTTCGCGGAAGATCAATTCAGGAGATGGCTGACCCCCGTCCTTGGCAAAAGCGACCCACAGACGCCATAAGCTGTCTGGTCGTTGGGTGTCGTCGAAGCGGGTGAATAGAAGCGTGGCACCCTCGGCGCTTTGGTCTTCCGCCCAGCAAACGCTAGGGCCGATATCGCTAATTAGCTGACGGGGCGCTCCGTTAGGCAGCCTTTTCAACCACAGCGTAAAACGCTCGTCACCCTGAGTATCTTCCGTCCAGGCCAGCCACTGCTCGTCGGGAGAGAGGGCCATGTCCCCCATATCAAAGAACGGCTGATGAGCAGCGCGCTCGCGGACATCGAGAAAACAGGTTTTTTGCTCTGGCTGGCCGTTGGGGTAACGCCACCAGCAAGGGTAATCATCTTCCGCGCCGGTCTCGCTCCAGAACGTAAAGTGGTCAAGCGCTGTCTCTAGACTCTTGACCGCTAACTCCCTGCGTGCAAGGTGCGAACGGTAGAGCGTATCCGCTAGGGGTGAGAGGGGGGCAAACCAGTCGGCATGCTGCTGGTTGGCCGCAGTGATGAAATCGCTGACGTCAGTGCTCTCGCGGTCTTCTAACCAGTGCCATTCAGGATCATCGGCGCGATAATAGTGCGCGACGGGCGAGCCTTCGTGCATACCAGGCTGTGCTTTCATAAATTGACAGGTACCATAACGGGAAATCAACGTCGGGTGATTCCACCCACATGAGGGGTATTATGCTGTTTGCAGACTCAATGTCACTGCTGTGGTTAAGTTATTACGGTCTTTCACTGCTGGTTCTGTTAGCGGTGTACTTTGCGTTGGCCCTGTTTCCACGTCTGCCAAGATTAGTGATCACCTGGTGCGTGCCGGGCGCCATGTGGATGCCTGCGAACTACCGCTTGCCGCTGGTTGAGGAGGGGGAGTTTTATACCGGCTGGGCGCCCTCGGCGATGGTGGCGGCCGTTGGTTTCTTTGAGCACAGCGCAAGCGCCATGCGTACCGGGCTGCTGTGGGCCGTGCTGGGCGTAGCGCTGGGGGCAGGCATTGGCATCGCGCTGTGGTGGTGGCGTCGCCCGTTGCCTGAAGAGCACACCCCGCCGCGCCATCAAGCGGAAGAGGCCCCCCAGCCGACACGTCGCCGTGAACCGGTCATCCGCTAGTGGGAGAAGCAGCAAAGGAGCGCGCCCATGTGTGAATTGCTGGGCATGAGTGCCAACGTGCCCACCGATATTTGCTTCAGCTTCTCAGGCTTCTTGCACCGCGGTGGAGGCACAGGCCCGCACCGCGACGGTTGGGGTATCGCCTTTTATGAGGAGGGCGGCTATCGCGAATTCAGAGACCCTCACCCGTCCGTAGATTCACCGATTGCCCGCTTGATCTGTGAGTATCCGATCAAATCCAACGTCGTCATCAGTCATATTCGCCAAGCCAACGTGGGCGGGGTAAGGCTGGCCAACACGCATCCGTTTACCCGTGAAATGTGGGGTCGGCCTTGGTGTTACGCTCATAATGGTCAACTGAGCGACTGGCAGTCGCTGCCCTTAGGGATGTACACCCCGGTGGGCAATACCGATAGCGAGCATGCGTTTTGCTGGATCATGGGTGAACTGCGGCGCACGTTTCCTATGCCACCGGCTTCGCCAGAGGCACTATGGGAAACACTGCATTCACTATGTGAGCAGCTCAGGGGTTTAGGCGTTTTTAATTTACTCCTTTCTGACGGCGTCTATCTTTATAGCTATTGCACCACCAAGTTGGCGCACATCACTCGGCGTGCGCCCTTTGGTGAGGCGGAGCTATCTGATGCTGAGATGACGGTCAATTTCATCGAGCATACGACGCCCAACGATATCGTATCGGTCATTGCGACTGAGCCGCTCACTCAAAACGAGGCATGGCAGCGCATGGTGCCAGGGGAGTTACTGGTATGGCGTGAGGGAGAAATCAGCGCGCGATATTGTCCATAATGCAATAGGGTTCGAAGGGTATAAGCTAAAGTTGAAACGTAAGTTTCAATCGATCGTTTTACAGTGCCCTAAACGTCGTATATCGTTGGCATTTAGTCGCTTTATACAACCCCACCACAATAACAAGGTCGGTCTCATATCGACACGGATAGCGGAGATAGCCCATGAGCGAACACGCCAACACCTCTATTTTAAGCGGACCAGCGCTTGAAGGGTTGGAAGACTACCACTCTATTACGGATGTTTTTCACTCAGCCGTCTCACGTTTTTCAAGCAAGCCCGCGTTTACCTGCATGGGCAAAACGCTGAGTTTTTCCGACCTTGACCGTCTTTCGGCTCACTTCGCGGCTTGGCTTCAGCATGAGACCGACTTGGTGCCAGGAGACAGGATCGCCATCCAGTTGCCGAACGTGCTTCAGTTCCCCGTGGCAGTGTTTGGTGCCTTGCGGGCGGGGCTCGTGGTGGTCAACACCAACCCGCTGTATACCGAGCGGGAGATGGCGCACCAGTTCAAAGACTCCAATGCCAAGGCCATCGTGATCTTGGCCAATATGGCCGACAAGCTAGAAAAAGTGCTCGATAAAACGGACATCAAGCATGTATTGGTAACGCAGCTTGCCGACCTGCACGATGCCCCCAAGCGTTGGCTCATCAATGCCGTCGTGAAGCACGTCAAGAAAATGGTGCCTGCCTACTCGCTGCCCAGCGCCGTTGGCTTTAGAGACGCACTGAAGAAAGGCGCGTCGCTAAAGCACACCCCTGTGGAGCGCACGTTGGAGGATTTGGCAGCGCTGCAGTACACGGGCGGCACGACCGGTATGCCTAAAGGGGCCATGCTGACCCACCGCAATTTGGTGGCGAACATGCTACAGGCCCGTTCAGCCATCGGTGAACATCTCACCGATGGTGAAGAGCTGGTGATTGCGCCGTTGCCTGTCTACCACATCTACACCTTTACCGTGAACTGCTTGTTCCTGATGGAAACCGGCAATCACTCGCTGCTCATCACCAATCCTCGAGATTTGCCCAATTTCGTTAAAGAACTCAAAGGGCTGCCGTTTACCGGTTTTATCGGCCTCAACACGCTATTTAACGCGCTATGTAATCGTGATGACTTCAAACAGCTCGACTTCTCCAAATTGAAACTGACCATTTCCGGCGGCATGGCGCTGACCAAGGCGGCTGCTCAGCGCTGGGAAGAGACCACCGGTTGCCCGATTGCCGAAGGCTACGGCCTTACCGAGACGTCGCCTATCGTCAGCTTCAACCCCAACGATGCCATTCAATTGGGCACCATTGGCAAACCGGTCGCGGGTACGTCGGTGAAAGTGGTGGATGGCGATGGCCAAGATATGCCGTTTGGAGAGCCAGGGGAGCTGTGTGTGAAGGGCCCTCAGGTCATGAAAGGTTATTGGCAGCGTGAAGAGGAAACGCGTAACGCCATCGATGATGACGGCTGGTTCCGGACAGGAGATATCGCTGTATTACAGAGCGACGGCTACATCAAAATCGTGGATCGTAAGAAGGACATGATTTTGGTGTCGGGTTTCAACGTCTACCCCAATGAGGTCGAGGACGTCGTCGCAGCACATCCAGATGTGTTGGAAGCAGCGGCCGTGGGCATCGCCGATGAGAACGCGGGTGAGGCCATCAAGCTATTCGTGGTGTCGAAAAACAGCCAGCTCGATGCCGAGACGTTACGGGCTTGGTGCAAGAAAGAGCTAACTGCGTACAAAGTGCCCAAATACATCGAGTTCCGCGATGAGCTACCGAAGACCAACGTTGGCAAGGTGCTGCGCCGCCAACTGCGTGATCAGGAAAAGCCTTCTACGCCATAAAGCTTGAGTACTCGGTCAAGCGGACGTTAGGCGTCTCGTTCGCGAAAGCGTTACAATGGTCGGCCCACTTGCAAGTGGGCCGACGTTTATTCTGAGATGGAACCGAGCCTAACGTGACCACCGACACGCACTCATCCCGTATCGACACCCTGCAAGACAACGCTTCCTCACTAGCAACGCTCAAGGCGTCGCTAGATCACGTCATGCGGCGTGATCAGGAGCGGCTCTCGCGTCGGGTGGCGGGCCTACGGCGGCGGCAGCGAGAGAACAAACCGATCGACCGCGGTTTGAACGAGGTGGAGCGGGAGGTCGACCAAGCCAAGCAATTGCTGGCCCAGCGGGAAAGCCTCCGCGTGACGCTGGATTACCCGGCAGAGCTGCCGGTGGTAGAGCGCCGTGAGGATATTCTCGCCGCGATCCGTGACCATCAAGTGGTGGTCGTGGCCGGGGAGACGGGGTCGGGTAAAACCACTCAGTTACCTAAAATGTGTCTGGAGCTGGGTCGTGGCCGTAAAGGGTTGATTGGCCATACTCAGCCACGGCGTCTGGCGGCGCGCAGCGTCGCGGGGCGTCTGGCGGAGGAGTTGAGCGTACCACTAGGCGAGCAAGTAGGCTATCAGGTCCGTTTCAACGACCAAAGCTCACCGAGCACGCTCGTCAAGCTGATGACCGACGGAATCCTGCTGGCCGAGACTCAACACGATCCTCTGCTGCTCCGTTACGACACGCTGATCATTGACGAAGCCCACGAGCGCAGCCTGAACATCGATTTCTTGCTTGGCTACCTCAAACGGTTGCTGCCTAAGCGTCCTGATCTGAAAGTCATCATCACCTCGGCCACAATCGATGTGGAGCGTTTTGCGGCGCATTTCGGCACGCCTGAAACGCCAGCGCCGGTGGTCGA includes:
- a CDS encoding class II glutamine amidotransferase gives rise to the protein MCELLGMSANVPTDICFSFSGFLHRGGGTGPHRDGWGIAFYEEGGYREFRDPHPSVDSPIARLICEYPIKSNVVISHIRQANVGGVRLANTHPFTREMWGRPWCYAHNGQLSDWQSLPLGMYTPVGNTDSEHAFCWIMGELRRTFPMPPASPEALWETLHSLCEQLRGLGVFNLLLSDGVYLYSYCTTKLAHITRRAPFGEAELSDAEMTVNFIEHTTPNDIVSVIATEPLTQNEAWQRMVPGELLVWREGEISARYCP
- a CDS encoding AMP-binding protein, with protein sequence MSEHANTSILSGPALEGLEDYHSITDVFHSAVSRFSSKPAFTCMGKTLSFSDLDRLSAHFAAWLQHETDLVPGDRIAIQLPNVLQFPVAVFGALRAGLVVVNTNPLYTEREMAHQFKDSNAKAIVILANMADKLEKVLDKTDIKHVLVTQLADLHDAPKRWLINAVVKHVKKMVPAYSLPSAVGFRDALKKGASLKHTPVERTLEDLAALQYTGGTTGMPKGAMLTHRNLVANMLQARSAIGEHLTDGEELVIAPLPVYHIYTFTVNCLFLMETGNHSLLITNPRDLPNFVKELKGLPFTGFIGLNTLFNALCNRDDFKQLDFSKLKLTISGGMALTKAAAQRWEETTGCPIAEGYGLTETSPIVSFNPNDAIQLGTIGKPVAGTSVKVVDGDGQDMPFGEPGELCVKGPQVMKGYWQREEETRNAIDDDGWFRTGDIAVLQSDGYIKIVDRKKDMILVSGFNVYPNEVEDVVAAHPDVLEAAAVGIADENAGEAIKLFVVSKNSQLDAETLRAWCKKELTAYKVPKYIEFRDELPKTNVGKVLRRQLRDQEKPSTP
- a CDS encoding S9 family peptidase → MKAQPGMHEGSPVAHYYRADDPEWHWLEDRESTDVSDFITAANQQHADWFAPLSPLADTLYRSHLARRELAVKSLETALDHFTFWSETGAEDDYPCWWRYPNGQPEQKTCFLDVRERAAHQPFFDMGDMALSPDEQWLAWTEDTQGDERFTLWLKRLPNGAPRQLISDIGPSVCWAEDQSAEGATLLFTRFDDTQRPDSLWRLWVAFAKDGGQPSPELIFREADPEFWVGVGKTRSKAWLMIETGSKETTEVLALPAHRPAVPPVCLHARQPGVEVSIDHRPGTFYRLNNQTGPHFQLDIRTDSLSNPQAPWQTLIPHRDDATLEGMDAFSWGLILAERSHQDAQVRLRRVELDAQHHFLFDGYLALPETLCSQLLEDSPHFDTRTLHLREESFTRPPSWYALDLDSGQRKLLKRVAVHGHLTPEQLTSRRIWATSHDGEQVPISVVMRTDLADQPLPTLLYGYGAYGDALDPWFSIARLELLERGVAFAVAHVRGGGERGEPWYLKGKMAHKENSFHDFLAAREALVTAHVSQPERVIAYGASAGGLLVGTCLNRAPEAFCAAVLDVPFLDVLRTMQNPALPLTTAEYTEWGNPEDPNVAKRIAGYSPIDNIQPQRYPALWVEGSWFDTRVSYWEPAKFYARVTQAQQGDAPILLHTDMSSGHGGASGRFKAWRDAARQDAFILWALGLA